The Gossypium hirsutum isolate 1008001.06 chromosome D07, Gossypium_hirsutum_v2.1, whole genome shotgun sequence genome includes the window ACAAACTCAAATTATAAGTTTACATACCTTGTTCCTCATTATGCATCAAATTTCCAGAAAGCAAATCATTGTGAGCAAACACCACTGGAGAATTGAGAAGGGTTGTCAGTTCCTGGTCCATCACCAGGACACACTCTCATAAACAGGGGTAAAGTTCTTGATATTGAATCAAACATATAATcagaaatcaaaaacaaaatagGATCTGAGAAAGCGTTTGCCAAGCCAATAAACACATAGCACCTTCCCTTCATCAGCACCAGATGaatcaaccaaaaataaaaagagatcTTACCTTCAGCTCTGTAACTTCCTTATGCACTTCCTTGAACGAAATTGTCTCATATGTCCTTTGTTTATCAGTATCTTCAAACTGGAGAGTAGATGCTGCAAAAGAAGGTCTCATGCATTAGACATGCATCTAGTACTGCTAGGTAATAATCTTGAGAAGAAAGAAACTAAATGAGCCCCAGCCCCCATGTTACTGATGACAATTGGCAGTAGCAGACTGTAATCAGTCAAAACTCCAGACAAGCAACACTCttaaaatccaaaatttgaaaaataaaaaataaaaagatagataTTGAGGCAACTGCAACTGCAAGACAGTCCATTTcgatttttatggaaaaaaaaacattgtGTAAAAGAAGTCGGTTCTCAAACCTTTCTCAAAGAACTTGAAGATGTCAACCCATAGCTGAGGTTCTTTAGAACCTAGAATTTCCACTTGATGGAATCTTCGAAGTTGCTTCGCGATTTCAGAAACCAGCTTTGGCTTTCTCATATCTGGCAAGGGGAAAATAGGTAAAAAGTATATTAGCACGCAGCTTGCGGGCCGAACAATACCTTCAGTTAAAATAACAATTGTCAGTATTAAAGGTAGAAATTAGTTGCCACAGAAGTCAATGCCTTGTAGACTATTTAATCATACCACCTAGGCCAAATATCTATAATACCGTAAAAGCTTCAAGAGGCAGAGAACTTTATTACTGATGCCGCCAGCACAGAACATGAGACTAAGATGCTCGAAGGCATAAACCCTCTCAAATAACTGATGTCTTAAGAACACAACTTCATGTGAAAGTCCTACTCCCGGAGTTTATCTCTCTGATGCTTACCTGCTGGAGTTAAGGTACGTGCATTTATAAAAGATTGTACCATCCCATTTCCAAATACACCAAGCAACTTGGCACCAAATCCTGCAGCTGAGAGGTATTTGATCGCCTAAAACACAATATGAAGATACAAGTTTATAATGGAATGAAAAGGTCGTCAAACAGAAAGGTGTTAACGGAACCAATAGATAAAAACGCTGGATGAATCATAACTAGCAACAATTTAGTTTAGAAGAACACCAAAAGACATACAAAACCATCATTTGAATTACCGTTGTACTTGAAATTATTAGCATATCCTTGACCCACCCTGATACATGCATGTAAGCAAAACATTTCAAAAGAAATCATAATAAGCAGTTCCTTTGGGTAAGATTAGATTACTTCTCCATTAAGTCATTAACAACTTAGTTGACTAAAACACTTCCAGAGAAGATTCAGAGTTCAGACCCAGGAAACACAACAATGACGAGTTTTACGTTAATATTTAAGCAAGGTTTTAGCACTTTAATATAATACCAACCAAAACCAATTAGCTAAATTAGCGATTATCCCTAAGGAAGATTTTCTACAGATAATTAGTAGCGAAAAGCATCGGAGAATACCTGTAACTCACGTTCCCGATTGATGACATATTCAGTGTTGGGTCCATACAATCTAACTGTTACAGACACATATTCTCCATTTTCTTCCTTGACAGAAACCTTCAGCACTGCATTAAATTGTTCGTGATTAGCGAATAAACTGCCACAAAATCGAACAAAAGCAGCAAACAGAACCAGAAAatataatgtataaaaaaaacatcaaaagGCAACCAACCCAAACGACGGTTTTGCAGCCTCGGAATACAGACCTTTTTTCCTTCttattctttttgagtttttacTTTTCCAATTTAAAACGCAATTACTTATGTTTACTGTTTGGTTGGAAAATCCGatctaataaaaaatacatactGCTAACAAATTAAGTCGCTACTCTACAGAGAGCAATAAGTTTTTTTCATGAAAGAATATAACAAACATCAAACAGCAAAGTGCTCACGAAGATTCGTGATGCCGCCTGATACAGTGTCGACGGAGAAGCAAGAATCGTTCAACTTAGCCCATTTCCGAAACAGATCCTTGCACAAGGCGCTGCAAAAGAAGTATAAAACCGAGCAAAATGTCATAAAAGTAAAACCAACACAAATTCGAATTTCCTGGCGTTTGAGCTGGTCGTACTTAGCttaaatagaataaaacaaaTATTGAAGATCCGAAAATATCAACACGAGAAGCAAGCCCTAAAATAAGCTAAGTTAACAGctcgaaatgaaaaaaaaaaacgaaaaacaGAGACGAGGAAAAAAACGAACATGACGCGAGGGACCATAAGGGGAAAAGGAAGGGCGGTATCAACTGAGAGATTAGAGTGAAGGATTGAATGATCATCGAAGGTTGAATTGCCGTTGTGGCTTTGTTTAGCATGGTTTGCTTCCATGGCGGTCCAGATGTTCTTCGTTGCTCCCATTGGTGTACTTATTTTTTTATGCTAAGAGCTTATATTGAACAAGTGAGAACAAGTTTCGTTTCATAAAAGAAGGAATTATTAAGAAAATTAGGAAATGATGGTTTTTTTACTGAAAAGACGCTTATGGGCCTATATTTGGAATTTTGTGAATCAGGacaccttaatttttttttttcaaaaagttaatgattatatttttattttattaaattttgccgaatttttattttagtgattaaaatattttaattttgatgttttattctttaaaatttattataaataaaaatttgaaaatatattataaaaactttcaatgaaatagttttaaaatataaataaattttaattgattaaaatatttaaaatatttgaattcaaAGTTTGAAAATATTGACCAGTGTTCGGGATCTACCCGATTaaacaataaacaagtaaaaaatagtggaagaaattgataaattgaacatacaaatttaacgTAAAAAAATatctccaaagaggataaaaaatcacggacaaagataattttactataatggcaaaagaacgaagagtacaaaaaaatgagataaaactaaacctcgaaaacaaagaaccttttaatggtgtattttctaaggttgtaaaagaacctatttataatgttaaattcataagtcaactaataataaaataagctaGACTAATCATAGttcgactgaaacaaataaacaaagtttaagtGGGAgattatctttcaaatttgaatgaaataCGTGGCATACTcgacaaatctccacattgactcatatttccacaacaccATCTTTGCGAAAGCCCGCAACAGGCCTATCTTGAACCATGTAGGGAATTAATTGAGTTGAATATGTGCTTAAAAGTTGGAGGACTTTTAACATTCGACTTGTGcattgccaaatcaaaactaatctAGGTCTGATTTTGACGAACATAgcgccctaacttttcaaaatctgcatccaaaagagaacctccattcaacgaaacggtcatgcTTTTTTCcttcctatgaccaagttgtatccgctccaaacgagttgactttgactTCGCAACGGATGAGGAACGTTCGATTTCACCGATCACTGTAGAACTAGTGGTGGAGCCAAAAGGagtcctttaaaatttataaattttaaaattagtaatgataaaattacactttggccccctaaaataataaaaatttgatttaatcatttaaaaattataaagatatagtctattaaaatggtgaaattgtatttttactatcataaaaatatacaatttactTTCAGCCCTCCCAAAAACTTTTCTTTGGCTTTGCCACtgtgtagaaccttccagaatattaAGATTGTTgataattttaccttttaacaaaacaagaGCCCCACGAGACACCTTAATGTCGTTCGAATCAATGTTGATTCTACAACCTTTttagtctaaaatactcaatgagatgagattttttcataaattaggtacatacctaacatctgagagtgtcctattTGTCCCATCGTGCATTCTAATTTTAACAGTATCAATACCgattaccttactggatgaatcatttctcatgtgcacaactccaccttcaaccgaattgTATatagagaaccattctctattaggacacatgtggaaagaatatCGTGAAtttaggatccactcggacgtaagCTCGGAgatatcgctcgttgacactaacaagaaatcatcaccgctttcgtCGGCCAAATTAGTACTAGCTACATATTTCTCGTTACTCTCAACAACCAATTTATTTCGCAGTTTAAAATAATATCCTCGAACGAGAGTTTATCTCTGTCATAAATTAGGGTttccctaaaagacttgtatcTCATTAGACCCTATCCTTCAAAGCTTGGAAAGCTATCTTCTTCTGTCAGCCACCATATTTGGAAGCCCCAAGTACCTTTCTATCTCATTAGATTGATGAACCTCCAACAAACATGAAACCCAAATCTGATCCCCTTCAAAAGCATTTGGACTAAAACACACAAtggatttttcataattaatgcaTTGGCCAGAGCAGGCTTTATATTCCTTCAAAATTTGTTTCCTACTAACCTCTGCACCCTTAATCAGTCATTCATCTAAAGCCAAACTCATAAGAGTAGATAACCCTTTTACATATCAAAAAAAGAAACAGACTCAAAGAATCACATTGCCGAAGCCCCCTACTCGGTGCAAACCTCTCTCCCACTTTTCCATTTAATATCACCGAGTATGAGACCGATGAGATACACCTCATAATGGTTTCCAGCCATCTACTAGCAAAACTCATATGTCCCATCATTTTTTTTCAGAAAATCCAATTCCACTCGATCATAAACTTTACTCATGTCGAGTTTAAGTGTCATAAGACCCTTCTTCCTCACTCTCTTTTGATGAAAGGTATGTGAAATCTCGTAggccaataaaaatattatctGAAATTAAACGGCTCAACACAAAAGCACTCTGGGCCCCATCAATGCAATCCTCCAACACcctttggaatagatttgttacCATCTTAGCAATCATCTTATAAAGAATCGTGCATAAACTAATAGGCTTAAAATTCGCTAAATTCATCAGGCAAGGAATTTTAGGAATTAGCATAATATTTGTAACATTTAAAGAAACTAAAGTTTTACCTTCATTTAGTACCTTCAGACAATAAGAGAAAATATAATTCCCATCAAAGTGCCAACACCTTTGATAGAAGAGAGTCAGAAAGCCATCATCCCTTGGTGCCTTCGTAGGACCCATACCATTCAGTGCCTCCAAGACTTCTTTCTCTGTGTATTGTGCTGTCAACAAATCATTTGCTTAATTAGAGATACATTGTCTTACCCCAAACAGAATATAACCCGTATCATCAATCCCCTTTGActaaaaaagagattgaaaataATTCCTAGCAATGCATTCCATCTCAATCTCCCTTCTCATTATCCGTCCATCCCCCCTTGCAAGCCACCAATTCTATTCATTCTTCTTCTTTGAGaggaaaaattatagaaaaaagtCATATTTTTATCCCCCAACCTCATCCAATTCGCCCTTTCCCTTTGTTCCTAGAAAAATTCATCTTTATCAATCTCCAAATTTAACTGAACTTTATTATCAATCAATTACGCAAGGTTATCATCTTTTCTATCCCCTTCTAACAAAACTCCAAGCTTCATTGTAAACTCCTTTTTTATCCCCACTTTCTTTCTTCTAATTTCTATTGCCCATCTCTCCAAGCCAGCTCGAACCTTCTCTAACTTAACAAGCATATCATCGTCGCCCTCTCTTTAAAGATTCCTAACCTCTTGTTCAAAAGTCTCATTCAACACCCACCATGCCTCGAAATGAAAACATTTGGGTTGAAGATTATATCCATCTTGCTCTAACTAAATAAGAAGTGGACAATGATCAGAAAAAGAGTGTGGGAGATGACGTACCATCGCATTAGGAAACAGAGCCATCCAACCTTCATTTTCTATCCCCTATCTAATCTCTTCTTGATAGTTATTTCTAGGAGGTTACCTCTCTCCTAAGTAAACCATGGTCCAGAATATCCTACATCCACCAGTTGACAAATAATTAAGAACCTCTCTGAAAGCCTCCATTCGCCTTTCCTCCCTAGGAAGCCCCCCTTTTCTTttcaaagaaatacaaaatctcattaaaatcacttcCCACAAACCAAAGGAGATTCTGGGAGTAATCTAAAGCCCTGAGTAAGTTCCATGTGTCATATGTATTAAACGAATCTGGAGGCTCATAAAAACCCGTAAGTCTCTACTTATTTCTCTCCTCACCCTCATTAACTTCAATGTCAATATGATGTCTTGAGAAACTCCTCAAAGTGATACTAGAATTTCATTTCCACGCTAGACTCAAACCCTCTTGAGAACCATCAGTTGCAACATCAATCCCGTTCAAAAAACCAAACCTCCTATGAACATTCTCCATCTTTCTAGAATTTAATGTCTCCATTACGAAGACAAATTGGGGATTATACACCTTTAGCACATGCCAAAGTCTCCTAACAGCCCGTGCCTCCCCAAACCGCGGACGTTCCAAAAGAATGTTTTCATTGCGATTGATCGGCTTTCCCCTTGGCAACCGCTGATGTAATATGGTTACTTCCCAACATCCTCCTACTTCTAA containing:
- the LOC107953706 gene encoding probable ethanolamine kinase: MGATKNIWTAMEANHAKQSHNGNSTFDDHSILHSNLSVDTALPFPLMVPRVIALCKDLFRKWAKLNDSCFSVDTVSGGITNLLLKVSVKEENGEYVSVTVRLYGPNTEYVINRERELQAIKYLSAAGFGAKLLGVFGNGMVQSFINARTLTPADMRKPKLVSEIAKQLRRFHQVEILGSKEPQLWVDIFKFFEKASTLQFEDTDKQRTYETISFKEVHKEVTELKELTTLLNSPVVFAHNDLLSGNLMHNEEQEKLYLIDFEYGSYNYRGFDIGNHFNEYAGYDCDYSLYPSKDEQYHFFRHYLEPEKPYEVSEKDLEALYVETNTFMLASHLYWALWALIQARMSPIDFDYLGYYFLRYNEYKKQKRMCFSLAKSHISGSGKA